A window of the Xenopus laevis strain J_2021 chromosome 9_10L, Xenopus_laevis_v10.1, whole genome shotgun sequence genome harbors these coding sequences:
- the LOC108705838 gene encoding small ubiquitin-related modifier 3 isoform X2 gives MSEEKPKEGVKTENDHINLKVAGQDGSVVQFKIKRHTPLSKLMKAYCDRQGLSMRQIRFRFDGQPINETDTPAQLEMEDEDTIDVFQQQTGGVC, from the exons ATGTCTGAAGAGAAACCCAAG GAAGGTGTGAAGACAGAGAATGACCACATCAACCTGAAAGTGGCAGGGCAGGATGGATCTGTGGTTCAGTTCAAAATAAAAAGGCACACACCACTCAGCAAGTTAATGAAAGCTTACTGCGACAGACAG GGCCTATCAATGCGACAGATAAGGTTCAGGTTTGATGGACAACCTATCAATGAAACAGACACACCTGCACAG CTGGAGATGGAAGATGAAGATACCATTGATGTGTTCCAACAACAGACAGGTGGTGTTTGCTAA
- the LOC108705838 gene encoding small ubiquitin-related modifier 3 isoform X3, translating into MSATGAEEGVKTENDHINLKVAGQDGSVVQFKIKRHTPLSKLMKAYCDRQGLSMRQIRFRFDGQPINETDTPAQLEMEDEDTIDVFQQQTGGVC; encoded by the exons ATGTCTGCTACCGGAGCTGAG GAAGGTGTGAAGACAGAGAATGACCACATCAACCTGAAAGTGGCAGGGCAGGATGGATCTGTGGTTCAGTTCAAAATAAAAAGGCACACACCACTCAGCAAGTTAATGAAAGCTTACTGCGACAGACAG GGCCTATCAATGCGACAGATAAGGTTCAGGTTTGATGGACAACCTATCAATGAAACAGACACACCTGCACAG CTGGAGATGGAAGATGAAGATACCATTGATGTGTTCCAACAACAGACAGGTGGTGTTTGCTAA
- the LOC108705838 gene encoding small ubiquitin-related modifier 3 isoform X1 gives MTGGLVTRREGVKTENDHINLKVAGQDGSVVQFKIKRHTPLSKLMKAYCDRQGLSMRQIRFRFDGQPINETDTPAQLEMEDEDTIDVFQQQTGGVC, from the exons ATGACTGGTGGGCTGGTAACTAGAAGG GAAGGTGTGAAGACAGAGAATGACCACATCAACCTGAAAGTGGCAGGGCAGGATGGATCTGTGGTTCAGTTCAAAATAAAAAGGCACACACCACTCAGCAAGTTAATGAAAGCTTACTGCGACAGACAG GGCCTATCAATGCGACAGATAAGGTTCAGGTTTGATGGACAACCTATCAATGAAACAGACACACCTGCACAG CTGGAGATGGAAGATGAAGATACCATTGATGTGTTCCAACAACAGACAGGTGGTGTTTGCTAA